One stretch of Francisella sp. LA112445 DNA includes these proteins:
- a CDS encoding N-acetylneuraminate lyase → MKGIFSALMVAFDEHGQIDENGLREIIRFNIDVQNVDGLYVGGSTGENFMLSTEEKKQIFKITKDEAKDQVTLIAQIGSINLQEAVELGQYATSLGYDAVSAVTPFYYKFDFEEVKDYYQTIASEVDNKLVIYTIPMLTGVNMTIEQFSELFAIKNVVGVKFTAADLFLLERIRYQFPDKIIYAGFDELLLSSVSLGVDGAIGSTYNINCKRAKEIFSLVNKGQVAQAREIQHQCNDIISGLLKESFFQSLKTMLHIQGANAGICKKPFKAISESRVNQLKQLNAKYF, encoded by the coding sequence ATGAAGGGTATATTTTCAGCATTAATGGTGGCTTTTGATGAGCATGGGCAAATTGATGAAAATGGGTTGCGAGAAATAATTCGCTTTAACATAGATGTACAAAATGTTGATGGATTGTATGTTGGAGGAAGTACAGGTGAAAACTTCATGCTTTCAACAGAAGAGAAAAAACAAATTTTTAAAATAACTAAAGATGAAGCTAAAGATCAAGTTACATTAATTGCTCAAATTGGTTCTATTAATTTACAAGAGGCAGTAGAGCTAGGACAATATGCTACATCTTTAGGATATGATGCTGTATCAGCAGTTACTCCTTTTTACTATAAGTTTGATTTTGAGGAGGTCAAAGATTATTACCAAACAATTGCTAGCGAAGTTGATAATAAATTGGTGATTTATACAATCCCAATGTTGACTGGGGTTAATATGACTATTGAGCAATTCTCAGAATTATTTGCTATTAAGAATGTTGTAGGAGTTAAGTTTACTGCAGCAGATTTATTTTTGCTTGAGCGAATTAGATACCAGTTTCCAGATAAAATTATTTATGCTGGTTTTGATGAGTTGTTATTATCATCAGTTTCTTTAGGCGTTGATGGTGCCATAGGGAGTACTTACAATATAAACTGTAAGCGTGCAAAAGAAATCTTTAGTCTTGTTAATAAAGGTCAAGTAGCTCAAGCAAGAGAGATTCAGCATCAGTGTAATGATATTATCTCAGGCTTATTAAAGGAAAGTTTTTTCCAGTCACTAAAGACTATGTTACATATACAAGGTGCCAATGCTGGGATATGTAAGAAACCATTTAAAGCAATATCTGAAAGTAGAGTTAATCAACTTAAACAGTTAAATGCTAAATATTTCTAA
- a CDS encoding substrate-binding domain-containing protein: MKEEAPDGIIIIPQLKKQIGDIIKENPKIKFITLDIAISNDIPHIGSDYNKSGKISANIISPLIRHNEKILILDTKSDEISSSKYLEGFYKEAESQNLNIVGPVYIENILANIDLIIDEYITEDVVAIYSSRYLTEIVRAIKTRIPNIKLFVVSNGMNGNIYNFISSGDIFATVKENHATQSYLATKEMFSLLHGSLDENKSRHQLIEPKIIFRSNLE, from the coding sequence ATTAAAGAAGAAGCTCCTGATGGAATTATTATAATTCCTCAATTGAAAAAACAAATAGGAGATATAATAAAAGAAAATCCAAAAATTAAATTTATAACATTAGATATAGCTATTAGTAATGATATTCCACATATTGGTAGTGACTATAATAAATCAGGGAAAATATCAGCAAATATTATCTCACCATTGATCAGACACAATGAAAAAATTCTTATTTTAGATACAAAAAGTGATGAAATATCGTCTAGTAAGTATTTGGAAGGTTTTTATAAAGAAGCAGAATCTCAAAACTTAAATATAGTTGGGCCTGTTTATATTGAAAATATTTTAGCTAATATCGATCTAATTATTGATGAGTATATAACAGAAGATGTTGTTGCAATTTATAGTAGTCGTTATTTGACAGAAATTGTTAGAGCAATAAAAACTCGTATACCTAATATTAAGTTATTTGTAGTTAGTAATGGGATGAATGGGAATATTTATAATTTTATATCTAGTGGAGATATATTTGCAACAGTCAAGGAAAATCATGCTACACAGAGCTATTTAGCAACTAAAGAAATGTTTTCTTTATTGCATGGGAGTTTAGATGAGAATAAAAGTAGACATCAACTTATTGAACCGAAGATTATTTTTAGATCAAATCTAGAGTAA
- the hslU gene encoding ATP-dependent protease ATPase subunit HslU, translating to MAEIMTPKTIVHELERHIIGQNDAKKAVAIALRNRWRRMQLDSEMRQEVTPKNILMIGPTGVGKTEIARRLAKLADAPFIKVEATKFTEVGYVGKDVESIIRDLVEMAVKMKREDAKKQVTEKAARLAEDRILDVLIPPARATESKVGFANEPAEDASSKKEKENKTREIFRNKIKNGELDDKEIEIEVAAAPKSIGVMGPPGMEDMTNQLQDLFSSLSSDKKKNKKMKIKDAIKLVQDEEAAKLINEEDIKARALESVEQNGIVFLDEIDKVCKKSSNSGADVSREGVQRDLLPLVEGSTVSTKYGMIKTDHILFIASGAFHVAKPSDLIPELQGRLPIRVELKSLEIEDFVRILKEPDCSILKQYIALMKTEGVELSFDEDAIRKIAEISYQVNEEVENIGARRLHTVMERLLEEISFDAPELDNKTINITTEYVNEKLGTLVKNKDLSQYIL from the coding sequence ATGGCAGAAATAATGACTCCAAAAACAATCGTACATGAATTAGAAAGACATATTATTGGTCAAAATGATGCAAAGAAAGCTGTAGCTATCGCATTACGTAACAGATGGCGTAGAATGCAACTTGATAGTGAAATGCGTCAAGAAGTCACTCCTAAAAATATCTTAATGATTGGTCCAACAGGTGTTGGTAAAACAGAAATAGCTCGTAGACTTGCAAAACTAGCAGATGCTCCATTTATCAAAGTAGAAGCTACTAAATTTACAGAAGTTGGCTACGTTGGTAAGGATGTTGAGTCTATTATCCGTGATCTAGTTGAAATGGCTGTAAAAATGAAGCGTGAAGATGCTAAAAAGCAAGTTACAGAAAAAGCTGCTAGATTAGCTGAAGATAGAATTCTAGATGTTCTAATTCCACCAGCAAGAGCAACTGAATCTAAGGTTGGATTTGCTAATGAGCCAGCAGAAGATGCTTCTTCTAAGAAAGAAAAAGAAAATAAAACTCGTGAAATTTTTAGAAATAAAATAAAAAATGGCGAGCTTGATGATAAAGAGATTGAGATTGAAGTAGCTGCTGCACCTAAGAGTATAGGAGTTATGGGACCTCCAGGAATGGAAGACATGACAAACCAGCTTCAAGATTTATTTTCTAGTCTAAGTAGTGACAAGAAGAAAAATAAGAAGATGAAAATTAAAGATGCTATCAAACTTGTTCAAGATGAAGAAGCTGCTAAGCTTATCAATGAAGAAGATATAAAAGCTCGTGCTTTAGAGTCAGTTGAACAAAATGGTATTGTATTTTTAGATGAGATTGACAAGGTTTGTAAAAAATCTAGTAACTCTGGAGCTGATGTATCTCGTGAAGGTGTTCAACGTGATCTACTACCTTTAGTAGAAGGCTCAACTGTCTCTACAAAATATGGCATGATTAAGACAGATCATATACTATTTATCGCTTCAGGGGCGTTCCATGTTGCTAAGCCATCTGATCTTATCCCAGAGCTACAAGGTAGATTGCCTATTCGAGTTGAACTAAAATCACTAGAAATCGAAGATTTTGTAAGAATATTAAAAGAACCTGATTGTTCTATCCTTAAGCAATATATAGCTCTAATGAAAACTGAAGGTGTTGAACTCAGCTTTGATGAAGATGCTATTAGAAAAATAGCTGAAATATCTTATCAAGTTAACGAAGAAGTTGAAAACATTGGAGCTAGAAGATTACATACAGTTATGGAAAGACTTTTAGAAGAAATATCTTTTGATGCTCCAGAACTTGATAATAAAACTATTAACATAACTACTGAATATGTTAACGAGAAGTTAGGAACATTAGTTAAAAATAAAGACCTAAGCCAATACATCCTATAG
- a CDS encoding sodium:solute symporter produces MKVELGFINYIVLILYLLGMLLIGVYFSKRSGKSADNFFKAGGRVPGWAAGISIFATTLSAITFMSIPALAYRQNWVMGFNNLSIVAIAPLVVIFAVPFFRKLKVTSAYEYLECRFNIKMRLLGSIVFMMFHIFRVATVIYLPTLALESVININPVFLAIAIGVLCVVYTFLGGIEGVIWADVIQGILLLGGALLIIIFLLFKINHPEHAIYNAVANQGKVLTHADFGLSLFHATIVGIFIGGIFNSLYQYIGSQDVVQRYNTTKDIHQTNKAVYLNAKLAFCVIFIFFGMGTLLYIFYQQNSAILPKGLNIDSIVPYFIVTQLPTGIAGFIVASIFVAAQSTISSSLNSISACFVTDIKDRFFRNVSEEGSVLLARIVIIIAGIIGTLIALYMTITNQAHLQMLFQSILGLFGGPIAGAFIIGILSKRVTGNAAFIGVLASVVVLYFVKQTSIYVMYYGLIGVISSVVISYLLSFVLRDAKPIYGLTYKSVNEPISSAK; encoded by the coding sequence ATGAAAGTAGAGCTAGGTTTTATAAATTATATTGTCTTAATATTATATTTGCTTGGAATGTTACTTATAGGAGTATATTTTTCTAAGCGTAGTGGTAAGAGTGCAGATAATTTCTTTAAAGCTGGTGGACGAGTTCCTGGGTGGGCTGCGGGGATAAGTATCTTTGCAACCACATTAAGTGCGATTACTTTTATGTCGATACCTGCCTTAGCTTACCGTCAAAATTGGGTTATGGGCTTTAATAATTTATCAATAGTTGCAATAGCTCCATTAGTTGTAATATTTGCAGTACCTTTTTTTAGGAAGCTAAAAGTAACTAGTGCATATGAATATCTAGAATGTCGTTTTAATATAAAAATGAGACTTTTAGGAAGTATCGTTTTTATGATGTTTCATATTTTTAGAGTTGCAACTGTCATATATTTACCAACTCTTGCTCTTGAGTCAGTAATAAATATTAATCCTGTCTTTTTAGCAATAGCTATAGGTGTGTTATGTGTTGTCTATACCTTTTTAGGAGGTATAGAGGGCGTGATATGGGCTGATGTAATCCAAGGTATATTACTTCTTGGGGGAGCACTTTTAATTATAATATTTTTATTATTTAAAATTAATCACCCAGAGCATGCAATATATAATGCTGTTGCTAATCAAGGAAAAGTTCTAACTCACGCAGATTTTGGCTTAAGTCTTTTTCATGCAACTATTGTTGGTATTTTTATTGGAGGGATATTTAATAGTTTATATCAATATATAGGGAGTCAAGATGTAGTTCAAAGATATAATACAACTAAGGATATTCACCAAACAAATAAAGCTGTATATCTTAATGCAAAGCTAGCATTTTGTGTTATATTTATATTCTTTGGGATGGGAACTTTACTTTACATTTTCTATCAGCAAAATTCAGCTATTTTACCTAAAGGTTTAAATATTGATTCAATTGTACCTTACTTTATTGTGACACAGTTGCCTACAGGAATAGCTGGATTTATTGTTGCTTCGATTTTTGTAGCAGCTCAATCAACAATATCTAGTAGTTTAAATAGTATTTCAGCTTGTTTTGTTACAGATATTAAGGATCGCTTCTTTAGAAATGTTAGTGAAGAAGGCTCTGTTCTATTAGCGAGAATTGTAATTATTATTGCAGGAATTATAGGTACTCTAATTGCCTTATATATGACTATAACTAATCAAGCTCATTTACAAATGTTATTTCAGTCAATATTAGGATTATTTGGTGGGCCGATTGCAGGGGCATTTATTATAGGTATTTTATCTAAAAGAGTTACTGGTAATGCGGCTTTTATTGGTGTGTTAGCTAGTGTAGTAGTTTTATATTTTGTTAAGCAAACAAGTATATATGTTATGTATTATGGGTTAATTGGAGTTATCTCTAGTGTAGTTATAAGTTATCTACTTAGTTTTGTATTACGTGATGCTAAACCTATCTATGGTTTAACGTACAAGAGTGTTAATGAACCTATATCATCTGCAAAATAA
- a CDS encoding ROK family protein produces MNTLCFDIGGTYIKYGVINTYGQIINFGKFPTPKNSCRDTIPNKLIDYSKKILNSYNIQKIGISTAGQVDAELGKIIYTNDNLPDYTGCNLAEKIQSKIDIETYVENDVYCAALGEMYQGAAINSKNFICLTLGTGVGGAFILNQRLYKGSNNSAVIAGYIPVNNSCFDKIVSTQGILENYKTLTNKEINGIELFQKIRDSEKEAVIVYENFINNIVEVLLNITYMFDPELIVIGGGISSQGEMLFDDINTSFQEKALPIHSKLKIVKAHLENTAGLIGAYYITKNRNYYY; encoded by the coding sequence ATGAATACTTTATGCTTTGATATTGGTGGAACTTATATTAAGTATGGTGTTATCAATACTTATGGGCAAATAATTAACTTTGGTAAGTTTCCAACTCCTAAAAATTCATGTCGAGATACTATTCCTAATAAGTTAATTGATTATAGTAAGAAAATTCTAAATTCATACAATATTCAAAAAATAGGTATTAGTACTGCTGGTCAAGTTGATGCTGAGCTTGGAAAAATTATTTATACTAATGATAATCTTCCTGATTATACTGGTTGCAATCTGGCAGAAAAGATACAATCTAAAATAGACATAGAAACCTATGTTGAAAATGATGTATATTGTGCTGCTCTAGGGGAGATGTATCAAGGAGCTGCTATAAATAGTAAAAACTTTATTTGTCTAACACTTGGTACAGGTGTTGGAGGGGCTTTTATTTTAAATCAAAGATTATATAAAGGTAGTAACAACAGTGCAGTTATAGCAGGGTATATTCCAGTTAATAATTCCTGTTTTGATAAAATAGTATCAACTCAGGGAATCCTTGAAAATTATAAAACTCTGACTAATAAAGAGATTAATGGCATAGAGTTATTTCAAAAAATAAGAGATTCAGAAAAAGAAGCTGTCATTGTATATGAGAATTTTATTAATAATATTGTTGAAGTGTTGTTAAATATCACGTATATGTTTGATCCAGAGCTTATTGTTATAGGTGGAGGTATATCCTCACAAGGTGAGATGTTGTTTGATGATATAAATACTAGTTTTCAGGAAAAAGCATTACCTATACATAGCAAGCTTAAAATCGTCAAAGCTCATTTAGAAAATACTGCAGGATTAATAGGAGCATACTATATAACAAAAAATCGTAACTATTATTATTAG
- the hslV gene encoding ATP-dependent protease subunit HslV, translated as METMKGTTILCVRKGDKVVIGGDGQATLGHTVAKDNIVKVRKLNGGKVLTGFAGSTADAFTLFEKFEQKLEFYQGNLERAAVEMVREWRLDRMLSKLEAMIIVADEKLSLLISGVGDVMAADKNDIISIGSGSTYARSAATALVENTDFSAEEIVRKSLTIAADTCIYTNHNFTIESLENKKG; from the coding sequence ATGGAAACAATGAAAGGAACTACTATTCTTTGTGTTAGAAAAGGTGATAAAGTAGTAATCGGTGGTGATGGTCAAGCAACTTTAGGTCATACTGTAGCAAAAGATAATATTGTAAAAGTTAGAAAATTAAATGGTGGTAAAGTACTTACTGGTTTTGCAGGCTCAACTGCAGATGCTTTCACACTATTTGAAAAATTTGAACAAAAATTAGAATTTTACCAAGGAAACTTAGAACGTGCAGCTGTTGAGATGGTTAGGGAATGGCGTCTAGATAGAATGCTAAGTAAGCTAGAAGCTATGATTATAGTAGCTGATGAAAAACTATCTCTTTTAATTTCTGGGGTTGGTGATGTAATGGCTGCAGATAAAAATGACATTATATCTATTGGCTCAGGTTCTACGTATGCACGTTCTGCAGCTACTGCTCTTGTTGAAAACACAGATTTTTCAGCAGAAGAAATTGTTAGAAAAAGTCTAACTATCGCAGCTGACACTTGTATTTATACAAATCATAATTTCACTATAGAAAGTTTAGAAAACAAAAAAGGATAG
- a CDS encoding IS5 family transposase, which translates to MHYHIKEVFWSSILLFLKSQKGIHTNDEDKLRLFIEAVFYVLRTGCQWRMLPFYYGKYRSIHKRFKDWSDKDIFSKLFKSVQNPDLQEVMLDSTIARAHACATGYDKNDNQAIGRSVGGVTTKIHAMTDALGNPLEVLLSEGKTHDSKVAIDLLQKVYNTKVIADRAYHSNEIREHIQNISSEAVIPCKSNTINPIDFDIQIYKERHLIENFFSKIKHFRRVFSRFDKTISAYLGMIKLACTFIWLR; encoded by the coding sequence ATGCATTATCATATAAAAGAAGTATTCTGGTCAAGTATTTTATTATTCTTAAAATCACAAAAAGGTATACATACCAATGATGAAGACAAATTAAGATTGTTTATTGAAGCAGTATTTTATGTATTACGTACAGGCTGCCAATGGAGAATGTTACCATTTTATTATGGTAAATATAGATCAATACATAAGCGTTTTAAGGATTGGAGTGATAAAGACATATTCTCTAAATTATTTAAGTCAGTGCAAAATCCTGATTTACAAGAAGTTATGCTTGACTCAACGATAGCAAGAGCACATGCCTGTGCTACAGGATATGACAAGAATGATAACCAAGCAATTGGTAGATCAGTTGGTGGAGTAACCACCAAGATTCATGCTATGACCGATGCTTTAGGCAACCCGCTGGAAGTATTACTGTCAGAAGGTAAAACTCATGATAGTAAAGTGGCAATAGACCTACTACAGAAGGTATATAATACAAAAGTTATCGCTGATAGAGCATATCACTCTAATGAAATTAGAGAACATATTCAAAATATATCCTCTGAAGCTGTTATTCCCTGCAAATCAAATACTATAAACCCTATAGATTTTGATATTCAAATATACAAAGAAAGACATTTGATTGAGAATTTCTTTTCTAAAATTAAGCATTTTAGAAGAGTATTTTCTAGGTTTGATAAAACCATTTCAGCATATCTGGGTATGATTAAATTAGCTTGTACTTTTATTTGGCTTCGATGA
- a CDS encoding ion channel: MTFREKYSKYIPLFISITLTLNGFITILAVAIPIINRIFSINIDTQIPSDLYDIGMKYNTGLGVFLPLLLGYFMIIIARGVYLRKRSFWFLAVIFICLSIVGDYIQDRHISYNIAFFTHIIEIILLIIFRKTFNKKNSKKLTFYQFVLAITFFLAIGYSVIGLYYLKDQFDGIKTISDAIYFTIVTFSTVGYGDIHPLTEEAKLFTVSIMIIGIGLFATIITVSAGSIISKITEKFKQKDGVLFMKDHIVICGYTEITKCLIKDYLESHIDNLVVIEKNYLQKFVNIDVEEKKHFIDAESYDYDALKKANIATAKSVFILNEKDSDNILTLLAIKEVLKELHKDSQPKISIKLDKNESISIASNIGVDQIVSPTKKIAEMLIKYK, from the coding sequence ATGACTTTTAGAGAAAAATATTCAAAATATATTCCCCTATTTATTTCTATTACCCTTACCTTAAATGGTTTTATTACAATATTAGCAGTTGCTATACCCATTATTAATCGAATTTTTTCTATAAATATAGATACACAAATCCCTTCAGATTTATATGATATTGGTATGAAATACAATACTGGACTAGGGGTTTTTTTACCTCTTCTTCTAGGGTATTTCATGATAATTATTGCTCGAGGTGTTTATCTTAGAAAAAGATCTTTTTGGTTTTTAGCTGTTATATTTATCTGCCTATCTATAGTTGGTGATTATATCCAAGATAGACATATATCCTATAATATTGCATTTTTCACACATATTATTGAGATTATATTACTAATAATCTTTAGAAAAACATTTAATAAAAAGAACTCAAAAAAGCTTACATTCTATCAGTTTGTTTTAGCAATTACCTTTTTTCTAGCTATTGGCTATAGTGTTATCGGCTTATATTATTTAAAGGATCAATTTGATGGTATAAAAACTATATCTGATGCTATTTACTTTACTATAGTTACATTTAGTACTGTTGGATATGGTGACATCCACCCTCTTACAGAAGAGGCAAAACTTTTTACAGTATCTATTATGATTATAGGTATTGGACTATTTGCAACAATTATAACTGTATCAGCTGGCAGCATTATCAGCAAAATTACTGAAAAATTTAAACAAAAAGATGGAGTTCTTTTTATGAAAGATCATATTGTAATTTGTGGTTACACTGAAATTACTAAATGCTTAATAAAAGACTATTTAGAGTCACATATTGATAATCTTGTAGTTATTGAAAAAAACTATCTACAAAAATTTGTAAATATAGATGTTGAAGAAAAAAAACACTTCATAGATGCTGAATCATATGATTATGATGCTCTTAAAAAAGCAAATATTGCTACAGCAAAAAGTGTTTTTATCCTAAATGAGAAAGACTCAGATAATATTCTAACTTTATTAGCTATAAAAGAAGTTTTAAAGGAGCTTCATAAAGACTCTCAACCTAAAATCTCTATCAAACTAGATAAGAATGAGAGTATTAGCATAGCTAGTAACATAGGAGTAGATCAAATAGTTTCACCTACCAAAAAAATTGCTGAAATGCTTATAAAATATAAATAA
- a CDS encoding LacI family DNA-binding transcriptional regulator yields MATQKDIAKKLNISRTTVSRALMGNGSIRPETKQKVLNLAKNLGYSKNLIGSSLATKKIKKIYAFIINSVNENYCLDIKDGLLRASRELKNYNVVVKYYRNKY; encoded by the coding sequence ATGGCAACTCAAAAAGATATTGCTAAAAAGCTTAATATCTCTAGAACTACTGTATCTAGAGCATTGATGGGTAATGGTAGTATTAGACCAGAGACTAAGCAGAAAGTTTTAAACTTAGCAAAAAATCTTGGCTATAGTAAAAATCTAATAGGCAGTTCTTTAGCAACAAAAAAAATTAAAAAAATATATGCTTTTATTATTAACTCAGTTAATGAAAATTACTGTTTAGATATTAAAGATGGTTTATTAAGAGCGTCTAGGGAACTTAAAAATTATAATGTTGTAGTTAAATATTATAGAAACAAATATTGA
- a CDS encoding oligopeptide:H+ symporter, with the protein MSINFSLFKNASRLLLITQLVSTISFAVLYSTLVLFMTQGLGFTVTKASAVMGVFVAFNYGLHLLGGYVGGRLISYRSLFLIGMLLQTIACLFLSFPSTENLYIALALFLSGSGMNVPCINMMLTQQFENDDSSRESAFYWNYAGMNIGFFIGFTVAGVFQQDNSYNTLFLLTAITNVIAFILLATSWKTVADRTTPLVKNVEKLGAHILVKNNSFAFIIILLVIALLFLALQYPLNTNYIVLGIGILLLAMFIPIANAQRQKEQKEKVYAYFILACFGLVFWSAYSLAPMALTVFTEANVNRHFLGFLIPTQWFQNVNTIVIAIGGMLLPSILIIIRKRFIFSFPMQFCFSIIFMAIGFLMLIIGILCANTAGYTAAIWLILSYAFQSIGELLIGPTGYAMVGKLANPKLQGLMMGSWMVVTGGTSGVIASLLSMLVASPDIHATPTQTNSSYLILFSILTLVAAIAAFLMYLIIPRIRKLAHI; encoded by the coding sequence ATGTCAATAAATTTTTCATTATTTAAAAATGCTTCGAGACTATTATTAATAACACAACTTGTTTCAACAATTAGTTTTGCTGTTCTTTACTCTACTCTAGTTTTATTTATGACTCAAGGACTTGGATTTACAGTTACTAAGGCTAGCGCTGTGATGGGAGTTTTTGTAGCATTTAATTACGGACTTCATCTTTTAGGTGGCTATGTAGGTGGTCGCTTAATTAGTTATAGATCTCTTTTTCTAATCGGCATGTTATTACAAACAATAGCCTGTTTATTTTTATCATTTCCATCTACAGAAAACCTATATATTGCTTTAGCATTATTTTTATCAGGTAGTGGTATGAATGTGCCATGTATAAACATGATGCTAACACAACAGTTTGAGAATGATGACAGTAGTCGAGAAAGTGCTTTTTACTGGAACTATGCTGGGATGAATATTGGCTTTTTTATAGGATTTACTGTTGCTGGGGTATTCCAACAAGATAATAGCTACAACACTTTATTTCTATTAACAGCTATCACAAATGTTATTGCATTTATACTTTTAGCTACTAGCTGGAAGACAGTTGCAGATAGAACAACTCCTCTAGTTAAAAATGTTGAAAAACTTGGAGCACATATCTTAGTAAAAAATAATTCATTTGCCTTTATTATTATACTTTTAGTGATTGCTTTATTATTTTTAGCACTTCAATACCCTCTAAATACCAACTATATAGTCCTTGGTATCGGTATATTATTACTAGCTATGTTTATTCCTATAGCAAATGCACAACGACAGAAAGAACAAAAAGAAAAAGTTTATGCCTATTTTATATTAGCTTGTTTTGGTCTTGTTTTCTGGTCGGCTTACTCCCTTGCTCCAATGGCACTTACTGTATTTACAGAAGCAAATGTAAATAGACATTTTTTAGGGTTTTTAATACCTACCCAATGGTTCCAAAATGTAAATACTATAGTTATAGCTATAGGTGGCATGCTACTGCCAAGTATATTAATAATCATCCGTAAACGATTTATTTTTTCTTTCCCAATGCAGTTTTGTTTTAGTATTATTTTTATGGCTATTGGGTTCTTAATGCTTATCATAGGTATATTATGTGCAAATACCGCAGGGTATACTGCTGCTATCTGGCTAATCTTAAGCTATGCTTTCCAGTCTATTGGTGAGCTACTAATTGGCCCTACTGGTTATGCAATGGTTGGTAAACTTGCAAATCCAAAGCTTCAAGGTTTAATGATGGGATCATGGATGGTTGTAACTGGCGGCACATCAGGGGTTATAGCTAGTTTATTATCAATGCTAGTTGCATCTCCAGATATACATGCTACACCGACTCAAACAAATTCAAGCTACCTAATATTATTCTCTATTTTAACTTTAGTAGCAGCTATTGCAGCATTTTTAATGTATCTAATAATCCCAAGAATTAGAAAACTTGCTCACATCTAA
- a CDS encoding N-acetylmannosamine-6-phosphate 2-epimerase: MPRGIIVSCQALEDEPLHSPFIMSKMALAAKQGGAVAIRANSKKDILAIKEEVDLPIIGILKKEYPNSEVFITPTIKEVIEIASSGVDIIALDATSRTRPNGQNLKDLVAEINTKFPELLLMADCSNFEEGIYAQELGFDLVATTLSGYTRQTKEQPLPNIELISKLAKSLEIPVIAEGGISTHKEAKSAFDVGAYSLVIGSAITRPQLITKGFVEETKQYLDRFCAQK, from the coding sequence TTGCCTCGAGGAATAATTGTTTCATGCCAAGCATTAGAAGATGAGCCTCTTCATAGTCCTTTTATAATGTCAAAAATGGCATTAGCTGCTAAACAGGGAGGAGCAGTAGCAATTAGAGCGAATTCTAAAAAAGATATATTAGCTATCAAAGAAGAAGTAGATTTGCCTATTATAGGTATTTTAAAAAAAGAATATCCTAACTCAGAAGTATTTATAACGCCTACTATCAAAGAGGTAATAGAGATTGCTAGCTCAGGTGTGGATATAATAGCTCTAGATGCAACATCTCGTACAAGGCCAAATGGTCAAAACTTAAAAGATCTAGTTGCTGAAATTAATACTAAATTTCCAGAACTATTGCTTATGGCTGATTGCTCAAACTTTGAGGAAGGCATATATGCTCAAGAGTTAGGTTTTGATCTAGTAGCAACGACGCTAAGTGGTTATACTCGTCAGACGAAAGAACAACCTTTACCTAATATTGAACTTATTAGTAAACTAGCGAAGAGTTTAGAAATTCCTGTAATAGCTGAAGGTGGTATATCAACACATAAAGAAGCAAAAAGTGCATTTGATGTAGGAGCTTATAGCTTAGTGATTGGTTCAGCAATTACAAGACCTCAGCTCATTACAAAAGGATTTGTAGAAGAGACTAAACAATATTTGGATAGGTTCTGTGCACAAAAATAA